One part of the Rhodococcus oxybenzonivorans genome encodes these proteins:
- a CDS encoding TetR/AcrR family transcriptional regulator, which produces MTEISEEPAWKQRAVERSIKTAKLRAEQRVQKFLDAAQAIITEKGSTDFTVQELVDRSKQSLRSFYLQFDGKHELLLALFEEALTRSADQIRAAAANETDPLDQLRVAVELLFESCRPDPVAHRPLFTDFAPQLLISHPAEVKVAHSALLSLFTELMEQAEAAGELRAEINPRRMAAMTMQTVMFIAQSSGGNDDATVRPISADEVWAFCSRGFAHS; this is translated from the coding sequence GTGACCGAAATCAGCGAAGAGCCGGCCTGGAAGCAGCGCGCGGTCGAACGCTCCATCAAGACCGCCAAGCTTCGCGCCGAGCAGCGAGTGCAGAAATTCCTCGATGCCGCGCAGGCGATCATCACCGAAAAGGGCAGCACCGACTTCACGGTGCAGGAGCTCGTCGACCGGTCCAAGCAGTCGCTGCGTAGCTTCTACCTGCAGTTCGACGGTAAACATGAACTCCTCCTCGCCCTGTTCGAGGAAGCATTGACCCGGTCTGCCGATCAGATCCGCGCCGCGGCAGCCAACGAGACCGACCCACTCGACCAGCTCCGCGTCGCCGTCGAGTTGCTGTTCGAGTCGTGCCGCCCCGACCCGGTGGCGCATCGTCCGCTGTTTACCGACTTTGCCCCGCAGTTGCTGATTTCCCATCCCGCCGAGGTGAAGGTCGCGCACTCGGCGCTGCTCTCGCTGTTTACCGAGCTGATGGAGCAGGCCGAAGCCGCAGGTGAATTGCGCGCCGAGATCAACCCGCGCCGAATGGCTGCCATGACGATGCAGACCGTCATGTTCATCGCTCAGTCCAGCGGCGGCAACGACGACGCAACTGTCCGTCCCATTTCCGCCGACGAGGTCTGGGCTTTCTGCTCGCGGGGTTTCGCACACTCCTGA
- a CDS encoding thiolase family protein, with the protein MPEAVIVSALRTPIGTAVKGTLRDTTAHDLAHHVVAAAAEDLDPGLIDDVILGEGLYGGGVVARHAALTAGLTEVPGLAHNRHCAAGQAAVQSAAASIRAGMDELVIAGGVNSASTSPKSLFKVDGEWVPWFPPTHPEQANAPTMDMSITVGWNAAVEAGVTRQEMDEWAFRSHRNAVQAIDEGRFKEEIVPIDTPHGLFSVDEHPRRETSLEKLASLKPLHPEIEGFSITAGNACGGNDGAAVLTIASDRLGLPALATVRSWASVGIDPALTGLAPVRAIPKALTRAGISLADVGLFEINEAFAAMCVATIKLLEIDPDKVNVSGSGCSLGHPVAATGARMLVTLVHELRRRGGGIGVAAMCAGGGMGSATVIEVPAP; encoded by the coding sequence ATGCCTGAAGCCGTCATCGTCTCCGCGCTGCGCACTCCCATCGGCACTGCCGTGAAGGGAACGTTGCGCGACACCACCGCTCACGACCTTGCTCACCACGTCGTCGCCGCAGCAGCAGAAGATCTCGACCCGGGCCTGATCGACGATGTGATCCTCGGTGAAGGCCTGTACGGCGGCGGGGTGGTTGCCAGGCACGCCGCACTCACCGCAGGACTGACCGAGGTTCCCGGGCTGGCGCACAACCGGCACTGCGCCGCCGGCCAGGCCGCGGTGCAGAGCGCGGCCGCGAGCATCCGGGCGGGTATGGACGAGCTGGTCATAGCCGGCGGAGTCAATTCGGCGTCCACCTCGCCGAAATCACTGTTCAAGGTGGACGGCGAGTGGGTGCCGTGGTTCCCGCCCACCCATCCCGAACAGGCCAATGCCCCCACGATGGATATGTCGATCACGGTCGGATGGAACGCGGCCGTCGAGGCGGGCGTGACCCGGCAAGAGATGGACGAGTGGGCATTTCGCTCACATCGCAACGCCGTGCAGGCCATCGATGAGGGCAGGTTCAAGGAAGAGATCGTTCCCATCGACACGCCCCACGGACTCTTCTCGGTCGACGAGCATCCGCGGCGCGAGACGAGCTTGGAGAAACTGGCGTCACTGAAGCCGCTGCATCCGGAGATCGAGGGGTTCAGCATCACAGCGGGAAACGCGTGCGGTGGCAACGACGGCGCTGCCGTCCTGACGATCGCGAGTGACCGTCTCGGATTACCTGCGCTTGCCACCGTTCGGTCGTGGGCGTCCGTCGGGATCGACCCCGCACTCACCGGTCTGGCGCCGGTCAGGGCAATCCCGAAAGCCCTTACCCGAGCGGGTATCTCTCTTGCCGATGTCGGCCTGTTCGAAATCAACGAAGCTTTCGCCGCGATGTGCGTTGCCACCATCAAGCTGCTCGAGATCGACCCGGACAAGGTCAATGTGAGCGGAAGTGGTTGTTCGCTCGGACATCCTGTTGCAGCGACCGGTGCCCGGATGCTGGTGACGCTGGTGCACGAACTGCGCCGTCGCGGTGGCGGTATCGGTGTGGCGGCAATGTGTGCGGGCGGGGGAATGGGGTCGGCGACGGTGATCGAGGTTCCAGCGCCGTGA
- a CDS encoding dihydrodipicolinate reductase, which translates to MSVNPLSENAVESTLATRPYRVVQWATGNIGTRALRAVIEHSTLTLAGVYVHADDKIGRDAGELCGLPATGITATRSIEEVVDSGADCVLYMPRACDFDEVCWLLASGINIVTTRGEFHYPAGMDPEVRARVEAACALGNTSIHSTGSSPGFITEAVPLVLTSIQRQLDNLTIDEYADLSQRDSPDLLFEIMGFGRAPGAFSEARLSHARTSFGPSLQLVADALGQPLDSVEASGEVATARHRTHIAAGVLEAGTVAAQRITAAGMRNGRALLRFRATWYCTADVDPAWDVRPTGWHVTVDGDAPLDVDITMPVPLERMGAVAPGYTAHRAVNAVPFVCAAASGIRSTTDLPQVIASLG; encoded by the coding sequence ATGAGTGTAAATCCCTTGTCCGAGAACGCTGTCGAATCGACTCTTGCCACCCGGCCGTATCGGGTCGTGCAATGGGCGACAGGAAACATCGGCACCCGTGCACTCCGGGCGGTGATCGAACACTCGACGCTGACCTTGGCCGGTGTGTACGTCCACGCAGACGACAAGATCGGCCGCGATGCAGGCGAACTGTGCGGGCTGCCCGCTACCGGCATCACCGCCACCCGGAGCATCGAGGAGGTCGTGGACTCCGGAGCGGATTGTGTGCTGTACATGCCGCGTGCGTGCGACTTCGACGAAGTGTGCTGGTTGCTGGCGTCGGGGATCAATATCGTGACAACCCGCGGTGAGTTCCACTATCCGGCGGGCATGGACCCCGAGGTACGCGCACGGGTCGAGGCCGCGTGCGCGCTCGGCAACACCTCGATCCACAGCACCGGCAGCAGTCCCGGGTTCATTACCGAAGCCGTTCCGCTCGTGTTGACCTCGATCCAACGACAGCTCGACAACCTGACGATCGACGAGTATGCCGATCTGTCACAGAGGGATTCACCAGACCTTCTGTTCGAGATCATGGGATTCGGACGCGCTCCCGGCGCTTTCAGCGAAGCCCGGTTGTCGCATGCTCGTACGAGTTTCGGGCCCTCGCTCCAACTCGTCGCCGACGCCCTCGGGCAGCCGCTCGATTCCGTGGAGGCGAGTGGCGAGGTTGCCACCGCCCGCCACAGAACCCACATCGCCGCCGGGGTCCTGGAGGCGGGTACTGTGGCGGCCCAGCGAATTACCGCCGCCGGGATGCGGAACGGCCGGGCACTGTTGCGCTTCCGCGCTACCTGGTACTGCACAGCCGACGTCGACCCGGCCTGGGACGTCCGCCCCACCGGGTGGCATGTCACTGTCGATGGGGACGCACCCCTCGACGTCGACATCACAATGCCGGTGCCGCTCGAACGGATGGGTGCGGTGGCGCCCGGTTACACGGCACACCGCGCTGTGAACGCGGTGCCCTTCGTGTGCGCTGCCGCCTCGGGAATCCGCTCGACCACCGACCTTCCCCAGGTCATTGCCTCACTCGGTTGA
- a CDS encoding acyl-CoA thioesterase: MPELWNDLLACLDLRPYPPDTDPTVAVFEGSNQKLDYHRLFGGQILGQFLEAARLTCPSKSVKSMHALFAREGRADEPVRYEVTTQHEGRSFATVAVVARQSERVVATAAISLHCGEDGPEHQSTPAVPAVLPEEFRVHLDLLPWETRAAADLNATAAATPDFEFWMRTPEVAGELAQALTAYATDLNLIGTALRPLHGLSQLGNGTEFTSAVTSHSLWFHRPFRTDRWLLLRQHSPLLAHGRCFGRGDALTEDGSLVASYAQEALLRIHP; this comes from the coding sequence GTGCCCGAGCTATGGAACGACCTTCTCGCCTGCCTCGATCTGCGCCCCTACCCACCCGACACCGACCCCACGGTCGCGGTGTTCGAGGGAAGCAACCAGAAACTGGACTACCACCGACTGTTCGGTGGACAGATCCTGGGCCAGTTCCTGGAGGCGGCTCGTCTCACCTGTCCGAGCAAGAGCGTCAAATCGATGCATGCGCTGTTTGCACGGGAGGGCCGCGCCGACGAGCCGGTCCGGTACGAGGTCACGACTCAACACGAAGGCCGATCGTTCGCAACCGTGGCGGTCGTCGCCCGGCAGTCGGAACGGGTGGTTGCGACTGCCGCGATCTCCCTGCATTGCGGTGAGGACGGACCCGAACATCAAAGCACTCCCGCGGTTCCGGCCGTCCTTCCGGAAGAATTCCGGGTACACCTCGACCTTCTCCCGTGGGAGACCCGCGCCGCCGCCGACCTGAACGCAACGGCGGCCGCAACCCCCGATTTCGAATTCTGGATGCGCACACCGGAAGTCGCTGGCGAGTTGGCCCAGGCGCTCACTGCGTACGCCACCGACCTGAACCTTATCGGCACGGCGCTGCGCCCACTTCACGGGCTCAGTCAACTCGGTAACGGCACGGAATTCACCTCTGCCGTCACCTCGCACAGCCTCTGGTTCCATCGGCCGTTCCGCACCGACAGGTGGCTCCTCCTTCGCCAGCACAGTCCACTGCTGGCGCACGGCCGCTGCTTCGGCCGTGGCGATGCTCTCACCGAGGACGGGAGCCTCGTCGCGTCCTATGCGCAAGAAGCCCTCCTCCGCATCCACCCGTGA
- the meaB gene encoding methylmalonyl Co-A mutase-associated GTPase MeaB: protein MSSSVSDLVAAARAGSVRAAGRLLSLVESSRRSEVLDSLASVVDSPAAAPARVVGVTGPPGAGKSTTIGALVAEYRQRGLRVAVLAVDPSSPYSGGALLGDRIRMAAHINDPGVLIRSVATRGHLGGLAAAVPAAIRLLGALSYDLVLLETVGVGQSEIEIAAIADPTIVILNPGAGDAIQAAKAGLLEVADILVVNKADRDGADQTVRDLRAEFHVPILTLVAARAEGVSTLVEVIEAHRRADTLARRTARARAQVLSLAHTRLRTHPGLAHLAASVAAGRHDPYTAADLLLAPASEAAHDMRAFRYETEDPAFCDAGGSTE, encoded by the coding sequence GTGTCATCCAGTGTTTCGGACCTCGTCGCGGCAGCGCGTGCAGGCTCCGTGCGTGCGGCGGGACGGTTGCTCAGCCTGGTAGAGAGTAGCCGTCGCTCCGAAGTGCTCGACTCGCTGGCCTCGGTGGTCGACTCGCCGGCCGCGGCGCCCGCCCGGGTGGTCGGTGTGACGGGGCCGCCCGGTGCCGGCAAGTCGACGACCATCGGAGCCCTCGTCGCAGAGTATCGGCAGCGGGGCCTGCGGGTGGCGGTACTGGCGGTCGACCCGTCCTCGCCGTACAGCGGCGGTGCGCTTCTCGGCGACCGAATCCGGATGGCCGCGCACATCAACGACCCGGGCGTGCTCATACGGTCGGTCGCAACGCGCGGCCACCTGGGCGGCCTGGCCGCGGCGGTGCCCGCGGCCATCCGCTTGCTCGGGGCGCTGTCGTATGACCTCGTCCTGCTCGAAACGGTGGGGGTGGGGCAGTCCGAGATCGAGATCGCGGCCATCGCTGACCCTACGATCGTGATACTCAACCCCGGTGCGGGTGACGCTATTCAAGCCGCGAAGGCAGGTTTGTTGGAGGTCGCAGACATCCTCGTCGTCAACAAGGCCGATCGCGATGGCGCCGACCAGACCGTACGAGACCTCCGAGCCGAGTTCCACGTGCCGATCCTCACCCTCGTCGCCGCACGAGCCGAGGGAGTGTCCACCTTGGTGGAGGTGATCGAGGCCCACCGTCGCGCCGACACACTCGCGCGCCGGACAGCACGGGCGCGGGCACAAGTCCTCTCCCTTGCGCACACTCGCCTGCGGACTCATCCCGGACTGGCGCATCTTGCCGCCTCGGTCGCGGCCGGCCGCCACGACCCCTACACGGCGGCTGATCTGTTGCTCGCTCCCGCGTCCGAGGCTGCCCACGACATGCGGGCCTTCCGGTACGAGACGGAAGACCCGGCCTTCTGTGATGCGGGCGGATCAACCGAGTGA